From the genome of Pseudomonas sp. AB6, one region includes:
- the infB gene encoding translation initiation factor IF-2: MTQVTVKELATVVDTPVERLLQQMREAGLPHTAAEQVVTDIEKQALLTHLKSGHKAKVEEPRKITLQRKTTSTLRVAGSKSISVEVRKKKVFVQRSPEEIEAERKRELDDRRAVENAARQKTEEEAKRRNEEDSRNQPAAAQSTPAVAAAPAPAPVAEPVREAPVAATPVADARKRNDEQRRPDKPRADDNNRRSTGGDGDRKNAPHRASVKEKAPAPRVAPRTTDEESDSFRRGGRGKAKLKKRNAHGFQSPTGPVVRDVAIGETITVGELSAQMSVKAAEVIKFMFKMGTPVTINQVLDQETAQLIAEELGHKVRLVSDNALEDSLAESLKFEGETFSRAPVVTVMGHVDHGKTSLLDYIRRAKVAAGEAGGITQHIGAYHVETDRGMVTFLDTPGHAAFTAMRARGAKATDIVILVVAADDGVMPQTIEAVQHAKAAGVPLVVAVNKIDKPGADLDRIRSELSVYGVTSEEWGGDTPFVSVSAKVGTGVDELLEAVLLQAEVLELKATPSAPGRGVVVESRLDKGRGPVATVLVQDGTLRQGDMVLVGSNYGRIRAMLDENGKSIKEAGPSIPVEILGLDGTPEAGDELSVLSDEKKAREVALFRQGKYREVKLARAHAGKLENIFENMGQEEKKTLNIVLKSDVRGSLEALNGALNGLGNDEVQVRVVGGGVGGITESDANLALASNAVLFGFNVRADSGARKIVEQEGLDMRYYNVIYDIIEDVKKALTGMLGSDVRENILGIAEVRDVFRSPKFGAIAGCMVLEGVVHRNRPIRVLREDIVIFEGELESLRRFKDDASEVRAGMECGIGVKSYNDVKAGDKIEVFEKVQVARSL, translated from the coding sequence ATGACGCAAGTCACGGTGAAAGAACTGGCCACAGTGGTCGACACACCGGTAGAGCGCCTGTTACAGCAGATGCGTGAGGCAGGTCTGCCGCACACCGCCGCCGAGCAAGTTGTGACCGACATAGAGAAACAAGCCCTGTTGACGCATTTGAAAAGCGGTCACAAGGCTAAAGTGGAAGAGCCACGCAAGATCACTTTGCAGCGCAAAACCACTAGCACCCTGCGCGTTGCTGGAAGTAAGAGCATTAGCGTTGAAGTACGCAAGAAGAAAGTTTTTGTACAGCGCAGCCCGGAAGAAATCGAAGCCGAGCGCAAGCGCGAGCTTGATGATCGTCGTGCTGTAGAAAACGCTGCGCGTCAGAAGACTGAAGAAGAAGCTAAGCGTCGTAACGAAGAAGATTCGCGCAATCAGCCTGCTGCTGCGCAATCGACTCCAGCCGTTGCCGCCGCTCCGGCACCTGCTCCAGTTGCTGAACCTGTGCGTGAAGCGCCGGTTGCAGCTACTCCAGTTGCTGATGCGCGCAAAAGAAACGACGAGCAGCGTCGTCCAGATAAGCCACGTGCCGATGACAACAATCGTCGTAGCACCGGTGGTGATGGCGACCGTAAAAACGCGCCGCATCGCGCCTCTGTTAAAGAGAAAGCGCCTGCACCACGCGTTGCGCCTCGTACCACCGACGAAGAAAGCGACAGCTTTCGTCGTGGCGGTCGCGGCAAGGCCAAGTTGAAGAAGCGTAATGCTCACGGTTTCCAGAGCCCAACCGGCCCTGTTGTTCGTGACGTTGCTATCGGCGAGACCATTACTGTCGGCGAGTTGTCAGCGCAGATGTCGGTCAAGGCTGCTGAAGTCATCAAGTTCATGTTCAAGATGGGTACTCCGGTGACCATCAACCAGGTACTGGATCAGGAAACTGCCCAGTTGATTGCTGAAGAGTTGGGCCACAAGGTCAGACTGGTCAGTGACAATGCCCTGGAAGATTCGTTGGCCGAATCGCTGAAGTTTGAAGGAGAGACGTTCTCCCGTGCGCCAGTAGTGACCGTAATGGGTCACGTTGACCATGGTAAAACCTCGCTGCTCGACTACATCCGTCGTGCCAAGGTTGCAGCTGGCGAAGCCGGTGGCATCACCCAGCACATTGGTGCATACCACGTTGAAACTGACCGTGGCATGGTGACTTTCCTTGACACCCCTGGTCACGCTGCGTTTACCGCAATGCGTGCCCGTGGTGCCAAGGCCACCGACATCGTGATTCTGGTAGTTGCTGCGGACGACGGCGTTATGCCGCAGACCATCGAAGCTGTTCAACATGCCAAGGCCGCCGGTGTTCCGTTGGTTGTAGCAGTGAACAAAATCGACAAGCCGGGTGCTGATCTTGATCGTATCCGTAGCGAACTGTCTGTTTACGGCGTTACGTCAGAAGAATGGGGTGGCGACACGCCTTTCGTCTCAGTCTCCGCGAAAGTGGGTACTGGTGTAGACGAACTGCTCGAAGCCGTCCTGTTGCAAGCCGAAGTACTGGAACTAAAAGCGACTCCATCGGCTCCTGGCCGTGGTGTAGTAGTTGAATCGCGTCTCGACAAAGGTCGTGGCCCGGTTGCAACTGTTCTGGTTCAAGACGGTACGTTGCGCCAAGGCGACATGGTGCTGGTGGGTTCGAACTATGGCCGCATTCGCGCCATGCTCGACGAGAACGGCAAATCGATCAAGGAAGCTGGTCCTTCCATCCCTGTCGAGATCCTCGGCCTGGACGGTACCCCGGAAGCTGGTGACGAACTCAGCGTGCTGTCGGACGAGAAGAAAGCCCGTGAAGTGGCTTTGTTCCGTCAAGGCAAATACCGTGAAGTCAAACTAGCGCGCGCTCATGCTGGCAAGCTGGAAAACATCTTCGAGAACATGGGCCAGGAAGAGAAGAAGACGCTTAATATCGTCCTCAAATCTGATGTCCGTGGTTCGTTGGAAGCGTTGAACGGTGCCTTGAATGGCCTGGGCAACGACGAAGTGCAAGTGCGAGTGGTCGGTGGCGGTGTCGGTGGTATCACCGAGAGCGACGCTAACCTGGCATTGGCTTCCAACGCTGTACTGTTTGGCTTCAACGTGCGTGCCGATTCTGGCGCTCGCAAGATAGTCGAGCAGGAAGGTCTGGATATGCGTTATTACAACGTAATCTACGACATTATCGAAGACGTCAAGAAAGCCCTCACCGGTATGCTTGGCAGCGACGTTCGGGAAAATATCCTGGGTATCGCGGAAGTACGTGACGTGTTCCGTTCGCCGAAGTTTGGCGCGATCGCTGGTTGCATGGTTCTTGAAGGTGTTGTTCACCGTAACCGTCCAATCCGTGTACTGCGTGAAGACATCGTTATCTTCGAAGGCGAGCTGGAATCCCTGCGCCGCTTTAAAGATGACGCTTCCGAAGTACGTGCCGGCATGGAATGCGGTATAGGCGTGAAGAGCTACAACGACGTCAAGGCCGGTGACAAGATCGAAGTCTTTGAGAAGGTCCAAGTGGCTCGCAGCCTCTAA
- the rbfA gene encoding 30S ribosome-binding factor RbfA encodes MAKEYSRTQRIGDQMQRELAQLIRREIKDPRVGLVTITAVDVSRDVGHAKIFMTVMGQDSAEEIAQTIKVLNSAAGFLRMQLAREMKLRSVPQLHFHYDESVVRGAHLSALIERAVAEDGQHPVGAPQSITPDSDKPETSKE; translated from the coding sequence ATGGCAAAAGAATATAGCCGTACCCAACGTATTGGCGATCAGATGCAGCGTGAGCTGGCTCAGTTGATCCGCCGCGAAATCAAAGACCCGCGTGTCGGTCTGGTGACCATTACCGCCGTCGACGTCAGTCGTGACGTCGGTCATGCCAAGATTTTCATGACGGTGATGGGGCAAGACAGCGCCGAAGAAATTGCGCAGACCATCAAAGTGCTTAACTCGGCAGCAGGTTTCTTGCGCATGCAGTTGGCTCGCGAAATGAAACTGCGCAGCGTTCCGCAGTTGCACTTCCACTACGACGAAAGTGTCGTGCGTGGTGCTCATCTGTCAGCGCTCATCGAGCGTGCCGTTGCCGAAGATGGTCAGCACCCGGTAGGCGCTCCGCAAAGCATTACGCCAGACAGTGACAAGCCAGAAACCAGCAAGGAGTAA
- the truB gene encoding tRNA pseudouridine(55) synthase TruB — protein MAQVKRIRRNVSGIILLDKPLGFTSNAALQKVRWLLNAQKAGHTGSLDPLATGVLPLCFGEATKFSQYLLDSDKAYETRMQLGKTTTTADAEGDVLQVRPVTVGRADIELVLPGFRGEISQIPPMYSALKRDGQPLYKLARAGEVVEREPRSVTIARLELLECEADTACLAVDCTKGTYIRTLVEDIGEKLGCGAYVAELRRTQAGPFSLAQTVTLEELEQVHADGGNEAVDRFLMPSDSGLLHWPLLQFSEHSSFYWLHGQPVRAPDAPQFGMVRVQDHEGRFIGIGEVSEDGRIAPRRLIRSE, from the coding sequence ATGGCCCAGGTCAAGCGTATACGCCGCAATGTCAGTGGGATCATCCTGCTTGACAAGCCTCTGGGATTTACCTCCAACGCTGCGTTGCAGAAAGTTCGTTGGTTGCTTAACGCGCAGAAGGCTGGGCACACTGGCAGTCTTGATCCCCTTGCAACCGGTGTATTACCGTTATGCTTTGGCGAAGCTACCAAGTTTTCCCAATATTTGCTCGATTCGGACAAAGCATACGAAACCAGAATGCAGTTGGGCAAAACCACCACCACCGCCGATGCGGAAGGCGATGTGCTACAAGTTCGTCCGGTAACCGTTGGTCGCGCCGATATCGAATTGGTTTTACCGGGTTTTCGCGGTGAAATCAGTCAGATACCGCCGATGTACTCTGCGCTAAAGCGGGATGGGCAACCTTTATACAAGTTAGCCAGAGCCGGGGAAGTGGTGGAGCGCGAACCGCGTTCTGTTACTATTGCGCGCTTGGAATTACTTGAGTGCGAAGCAGATACAGCGTGTCTCGCAGTTGACTGCACCAAAGGCACCTATATCCGCACATTGGTTGAGGATATTGGCGAAAAGCTAGGGTGTGGCGCTTACGTTGCTGAGTTGCGCCGTACCCAGGCCGGTCCTTTCAGCTTGGCACAAACAGTGACGCTGGAAGAGTTGGAGCAAGTACACGCCGACGGCGGCAACGAAGCGGTTGATCGCTTCTTGATGCCATCGGACAGTGGTTTGCTGCATTGGCCGCTGCTTCAATTTTCGGAACACAGTTCGTTCTACTGGTTGCATGGTCAGCCAGTCAGAGCACCGGATGCACCGCAATTCGGCATGGTTCGCGTGCAAGATCATGAAGGTCGCTTCATCGGTATTGGTGAAGTGAGTGAAGACGGGCGCATCGCGCCGCGTCGATTGATTCGGTCAGAATGA
- the rpsO gene encoding 30S ribosomal protein S15, whose protein sequence is MALSVEEKAQIVADYQQAVGDTGSPEVQVALLTANINKLQGHFKINGKDHHSRRGLIRMVNQRRKLLDYLKGKEVSRYSALIGRLGLRR, encoded by the coding sequence ATGGCACTCAGCGTTGAAGAAAAAGCTCAAATCGTTGCCGACTACCAGCAAGCTGTTGGTGATACTGGCTCACCAGAAGTGCAAGTTGCACTGCTGACCGCCAACATCAACAAATTGCAGGGTCACTTCAAGATCAACGGTAAAGATCACCACTCACGTCGTGGTCTGATCCGCATGGTAAACCAGCGTCGCAAGCTGTTGGATTACCTGAAAGGCAAAGAAGTTAGCCGTTACAGCGCCCTGATCGGTCGTCTGGGTCTGCGTCGCTAA
- the pnp gene encoding polyribonucleotide nucleotidyltransferase encodes MNPVIKKFQFGQSTVTLETGRIARQASGAVLVTVDDDVSVLVTVVGAKQADAGKGFFPLSVHYQEKTYAAGKIPGGFFKREGRPSEKETLTSRLIDRPIRPLFPEGFMNEVQVVCTVLSTSKKTDPDVAAMIGTSAALAISGIPFDGPIGCARVAFHESTGYLLNPTYEQLKASSLDMVVAGTSEAVLMVESEAKELTEDQMLGAVLFAHDEFQVVINAIKELAAETAKPTWDWQPKPEATALLAAIRGEFGDAISEAYTITVKHERYSRLGELRDQIVAKLSGEEGQPSSSEVKAAFGEIEYRTVRENIVNGKPRIDGRDTRTVRPLNIEVGVLPKTHGSALFTRGETQALVVATLGTARDAQLLDTLEGERKDPFMLHYNFPPFSVGECGRMGGAGRREIGHGRLARRSVQAMLPAADVFPYTIRIVSEITESNGSSSMASVCGASLALMDAGVPMKAPVAGIAMGLVKEGDKFAILTDILGDEDHLGDMDFKVAGTAKGVTALQMDIKIKGITEEIMEIALGQALEARLNILGQMNKILAGSRTELSENAPTMIAMKIDTDKIRDVIGKGGATIRAICEETKASIDIEDDGTIKIFGETKEAAEAARQRVLGITAEAEIGKIYIGKVERIVDFGAFVNILPGKDGLVHISMLSDARVEKVTDVLQEGQEVEVLVLDVDNRGRIKLSIKDVAAAKASGV; translated from the coding sequence GTGAACCCGGTAATCAAGAAGTTCCAGTTCGGTCAATCGACCGTCACCCTCGAGACTGGCCGTATCGCCCGTCAAGCTTCCGGCGCAGTATTGGTCACCGTTGACGACGACGTCAGCGTATTAGTGACTGTGGTCGGTGCCAAGCAAGCTGACGCAGGTAAAGGCTTCTTCCCTCTTTCCGTTCATTACCAGGAAAAGACCTACGCAGCCGGCAAGATCCCCGGCGGTTTTTTCAAACGTGAAGGCCGCCCCTCCGAAAAAGAAACCCTGACTTCGCGTCTGATCGACCGTCCGATCCGTCCGCTGTTTCCAGAAGGTTTCATGAACGAAGTGCAGGTTGTCTGCACCGTTCTGTCCACCAGCAAAAAGACTGATCCAGACGTTGCCGCCATGATTGGTACATCGGCTGCATTGGCAATCTCCGGTATCCCGTTCGACGGCCCTATCGGTTGCGCGCGCGTTGCTTTCCACGAAAGCACCGGCTATCTGTTGAACCCGACTTACGAGCAACTCAAGGCTTCGAGCCTGGACATGGTTGTTGCCGGTACGTCGGAAGCGGTATTGATGGTTGAATCGGAAGCCAAAGAGCTGACCGAAGACCAGATGTTGGGCGCCGTTCTGTTCGCCCATGACGAATTCCAGGTGGTGATCAATGCCATCAAAGAACTGGCCGCTGAAACAGCCAAACCTACTTGGGACTGGCAACCGAAGCCTGAAGCCACCGCTTTGCTGGCCGCGATTCGTGGTGAGTTTGGTGACGCGATTTCCGAGGCTTACACCATCACCGTCAAGCACGAGCGTTATTCTCGTCTGGGCGAGTTGCGCGATCAGATCGTTGCCAAGCTATCCGGCGAAGAAGGCCAGCCTTCTTCCAGCGAAGTCAAAGCAGCCTTCGGCGAAATCGAATACCGCACCGTGCGCGAGAATATCGTCAACGGCAAGCCACGTATCGACGGCCGTGACACTCGCACTGTGCGTCCACTGAACATCGAAGTCGGCGTGTTGCCGAAGACTCACGGTTCGGCACTGTTCACCCGTGGCGAAACTCAGGCGCTGGTTGTAGCGACCCTGGGCACCGCACGGGACGCACAGCTGCTCGACACCCTGGAAGGCGAACGCAAAGACCCGTTCATGCTGCACTACAACTTCCCTCCGTTCTCGGTAGGTGAATGTGGTCGCATGGGTGGCGCTGGCCGTCGCGAAATCGGTCACGGTCGTTTGGCTCGTCGCAGCGTACAGGCCATGTTGCCTGCTGCCGACGTGTTCCCTTACACCATCCGCATTGTGTCGGAAATCACCGAATCCAACGGCTCCAGCTCCATGGCGTCGGTGTGCGGTGCTTCCCTGGCATTGATGGACGCTGGCGTACCGATGAAAGCACCGGTGGCCGGTATTGCCATGGGTCTGGTTAAAGAAGGTGACAAGTTCGCCATCCTGACCGACATCCTTGGTGACGAAGATCACTTGGGCGACATGGACTTCAAAGTAGCCGGTACCGCCAAGGGTGTTACCGCGCTGCAGATGGACATCAAGATCAAGGGCATCACCGAAGAAATCATGGAAATCGCTCTGGGCCAAGCCCTGGAAGCGCGCCTGAACATCCTTGGCCAGATGAACAAGATCCTTGCCGGTTCGCGTACCGAGTTGTCGGAAAACGCACCGACCATGATCGCGATGAAAATCGACACCGACAAAATCCGTGATGTTATCGGTAAAGGCGGTGCGACTATCCGTGCGATCTGTGAAGAAACCAAAGCTTCTATCGACATTGAAGACGATGGCACCATCAAAATCTTCGGCGAAACCAAAGAAGCGGCTGAGGCAGCACGTCAGCGCGTTCTGGGCATCACTGCTGAGGCTGAAATCGGCAAAATCTACATCGGTAAGGTTGAGCGCATCGTCGACTTCGGCGCATTTGTTAACATTCTGCCAGGCAAAGACGGTCTGGTTCACATCTCCATGCTGAGCGATGCTCGCGTTGAGAAGGTGACCGACGTACTGCAAGAAGGTCAGGAGGTTGAGGTGCTGGTATTGGATGTCGATAATCGCGGCCGTATCAAGCTGTCGATCAAAGACGTAGCAGCAGCAAAAGCTTCCGGGGTTTAA